A region from the Pseudomonas cucumis genome encodes:
- a CDS encoding serine/threonine protein kinase: MLRSLRCAALFGGLFLSASALAADIDAASYGYPLTNPFEATIATTPPELRPELPLDDDINQSDRSVTMRPEREFSLPDNFWPVKKLTYRIATQDQAAPLIFLISGTGARYDSTLNEYLKKLYYKAGYHVVQLSSPTSFDFMTAASRFATPGVTKEDAEDMYRVMQAVRAQNPKLPVTDYFLSGYSLGALDAAFVAHLDETRRSFNFKKVLLLNPPVNLYTSITNLDKLVQTEVKGINNSTTFYELVLDKLTRYFQQKGYIDLNDALLYDFQQSKQHLSNEQMAMLIGTSFRFSAADIAFTSDLINRRGLITPPKYPITEGTTLTPFLKRALQCDFDCYLTEQVIPMWRARTDGGSLLQLIDQVSLYALKDYLHGSPKIAVMHNADDVILGPGDLGFLRRTFGDRLTVYPLGGHCGNLNYRVNSDAMLEFFRG, from the coding sequence ATGCTCCGTTCCTTGCGCTGCGCCGCCCTGTTTGGCGGCTTGTTTTTAAGTGCGTCCGCACTGGCGGCCGACATTGATGCCGCCAGTTACGGCTACCCCCTGACCAACCCGTTCGAGGCGACCATCGCCACAACACCGCCGGAGTTACGCCCGGAATTACCGCTGGACGACGATATCAATCAGTCGGACCGCAGTGTCACGATGCGCCCCGAGCGTGAGTTCAGCCTGCCGGACAACTTCTGGCCGGTAAAGAAACTCACCTACCGCATCGCCACGCAAGATCAAGCGGCACCGTTGATCTTCCTGATCTCCGGCACCGGTGCACGCTATGACAGCACCCTCAACGAGTACCTGAAAAAGCTCTACTACAAGGCTGGCTATCATGTGGTGCAGCTGTCGTCGCCGACCAGCTTCGACTTCATGACCGCCGCTTCGCGTTTCGCCACCCCCGGCGTGACCAAGGAAGATGCCGAAGACATGTATCGGGTGATGCAGGCTGTGCGGGCGCAAAACCCGAAACTGCCGGTCACCGACTATTTCCTGAGCGGTTACAGCCTCGGCGCCCTGGATGCGGCCTTTGTGGCGCACCTGGATGAAACCCGTCGCAGCTTCAATTTCAAGAAAGTCTTGCTGCTCAACCCGCCGGTCAACCTTTACACCTCGATCACCAACCTGGACAAGCTGGTACAAACAGAGGTAAAGGGCATCAACAACAGCACCACCTTCTATGAGCTGGTGCTGGACAAACTGACCCGCTACTTCCAGCAGAAGGGCTACATCGACCTCAACGATGCCCTGCTCTACGACTTCCAGCAGTCCAAGCAGCATTTGAGCAACGAGCAGATGGCCATGCTGATTGGCACTTCGTTCCGTTTCTCGGCGGCCGACATTGCCTTCACCTCGGACCTGATCAACCGCCGCGGCCTGATCACGCCGCCGAAATACCCGATAACCGAAGGCACCACCCTCACGCCGTTCCTCAAACGCGCGCTGCAATGCGACTTCGACTGCTATCTGACCGAACAGGTCATTCCGATGTGGCGCGCCCGCACCGACGGCGGCAGCCTGCTGCAACTGATCGATCAAGTCAGCCTGTATGCACTCAAGGATTACCTGCACGGCAGCCCGAAAATCGCCGTCATGCACAACGCTGACGACGTGATCCTCGG